In Rhodovulum sulfidophilum DSM 1374, the following are encoded in one genomic region:
- a CDS encoding helix-turn-helix transcriptional regulator, with product MQGGLELFLDRLQRATTLEDLYCVTEDLRDRYGVLHIVYHWVNSVGERYGAGTYSTEWVDRYLECDYLMIDPVIFGCYSRFHPVDWKELDWSSKQARVFLRDAMSYGLGNQGVSIPLHGPKGQFALFTVNDSCSDAAWEMFKQINLRDLILIAHDFNKKALEFEQWSDPAPRAALSPRELSAMTLLAKGMSRAQAAQELSISEHTLRVYVETARHKLGALNTTHAVARALSTGLIVV from the coding sequence ATGCAAGGCGGCTTAGAATTGTTCCTGGACCGTTTGCAACGGGCAACGACGCTTGAGGACCTTTATTGTGTCACCGAAGATCTGCGCGACCGCTATGGCGTGTTGCATATCGTCTATCACTGGGTGAACAGCGTCGGCGAACGCTATGGCGCGGGCACCTACTCGACCGAATGGGTCGACCGCTATCTCGAATGCGATTACCTGATGATCGACCCGGTGATCTTCGGCTGTTACAGCCGGTTTCACCCGGTCGACTGGAAAGAGCTGGACTGGTCCTCGAAACAGGCCCGGGTGTTCCTGCGTGACGCCATGTCCTACGGGCTCGGCAATCAGGGCGTCTCGATTCCGCTGCACGGACCAAAGGGCCAGTTCGCTTTGTTCACCGTCAATGACAGCTGTTCGGACGCGGCCTGGGAGATGTTCAAGCAGATCAATCTGCGCGACCTGATCCTGATCGCGCATGATTTCAACAAGAAGGCGCTGGAATTCGAGCAATGGTCCGATCCGGCGCCGCGCGCCGCGCTTTCGCCGCGTGAACTCAGTGCGATGACGCTTCTGGCCAAGGGCATGAGCCGGGCGCAGGCCGCGCAGGAGCTTTCGATCTCCGAACACACGCTGCGGGTCTATGTCGAAACCGCGCGGCACAAGCTCGGTGCGCTCAACACCACCCATGCGGTGGCCCGCGCCCTGAGCACCGGCCTGATCGTGGTCTGA
- a CDS encoding SDR family oxidoreductase, which produces MTGRTILITGASSGIGRATAELFLDHGWRVGLLARRADLLDEIAAGREAALALPADVTDAAAVEAAFDTFMGWAGRLDVLFNNAGTFGPSGPIDEIDPADWAQVLGVNVGGMFLAARAAFARMRGQDPQGGRIVNNGSLSAHVPREGSVCYTTTKHAVTGLTKTLSLDGRPFGIACGQIDIGNARTALVEDLTERARVGGRPVQPTMDVVHAARSVLHMAELPPEANVQFMTVMATTMPYIGRG; this is translated from the coding sequence ATGACCGGCAGGACGATCCTCATCACCGGGGCCAGCAGCGGCATCGGCCGCGCCACGGCAGAGCTGTTTCTGGACCATGGCTGGCGGGTCGGGCTGCTGGCGCGCCGGGCCGATCTGCTGGACGAGATCGCGGCGGGGCGCGAGGCCGCGCTGGCGCTGCCTGCCGACGTGACCGATGCGGCGGCGGTCGAGGCCGCTTTCGACACCTTCATGGGATGGGCCGGGCGGCTTGACGTGCTGTTCAACAATGCCGGCACCTTCGGCCCGTCGGGTCCCATAGACGAGATCGACCCGGCCGACTGGGCGCAGGTGCTGGGGGTCAATGTCGGCGGCATGTTCCTTGCCGCCCGCGCGGCCTTCGCGCGGATGCGGGGGCAGGACCCGCAGGGCGGGCGGATCGTCAATAACGGCTCGCTCTCGGCCCATGTCCCGCGCGAGGGCTCGGTCTGCTATACCACGACCAAACATGCGGTGACCGGGCTGACCAAGACGCTCAGCCTCGACGGGCGGCCTTTCGGCATTGCCTGCGGCCAGATCGATATCGGCAATGCCCGCACCGCGCTGGTCGAGGATCTGACCGAGCGGGCGCGGGTCGGGGGGCGACCGGTGCAGCCCACCATGGATGTCGTCCATGCCGCGCGCTCGGTCCTGCACATGGCCGAGTTGCCGCCCGAGGCCAATGTGCAGTTCATGACGGTGATGGCGACGACGATGCCCTATATCGGGCGCGGCTGA
- a CDS encoding ATP-dependent DNA helicase codes for MTLPELRFSDDQAEAHDRVTELLRGFGVDLDEGSHSARTEGKTGVLAITGKAGSGKTLLLAELVRAAVEAGVEVVSGDYESKRRKERRTLAVLAPTNKAASVLRQRGVPATTIHRIIYTPVYDPEYEKIAEWLTGECDRPEIEGLTEAALDRAQAFYASVASVPGALAAAGLKGSDFIKGWKRREDPLDIGFVDEASMLDERQFDDLRELFPALVVFGDPAQLAPVNQSGQMVFDRLAGPQTMELHRIHRQETDNPILDLAHALADPEVDFERFERMVEEAAARDTRVELAPRVDSDLMARSPVLVWRNATRIRLIHAFRHAHGAPADALLPGEPLICDGIELPLKHRKKRIDLEARGLIKGAQVIYVGPGRKPGFSIMHVIGAEDPRLSVASIVKIEMPEEEEPFIPYAATMGAAFLHGAAVTIHKAQGSQWPAVQVFAPDLYAASRAGRVEAGQPLWKRLAYVAITRAEERLLWVTRYRLARPAGALSADDLTAAPAPLTLTAEEARP; via the coding sequence ATGACCTTGCCCGAGCTGCGCTTTTCCGACGATCAGGCCGAAGCCCACGACCGCGTGACAGAATTGCTGCGCGGTTTCGGCGTCGATCTGGATGAGGGGTCCCACTCGGCCCGTACCGAAGGCAAGACCGGCGTGCTGGCCATCACCGGCAAGGCCGGGTCGGGCAAGACGCTGCTCCTGGCCGAACTGGTGCGCGCCGCGGTCGAGGCGGGTGTCGAGGTCGTGTCGGGCGATTACGAGAGCAAGCGCCGCAAGGAACGCCGGACGCTGGCGGTGCTGGCGCCGACCAACAAGGCGGCAAGCGTGCTGCGCCAGCGCGGCGTGCCCGCGACCACGATCCACCGCATCATCTACACGCCGGTCTACGACCCCGAATACGAGAAGATCGCCGAATGGCTGACCGGCGAGTGCGACCGTCCCGAGATCGAGGGGCTGACCGAGGCCGCGCTCGACCGGGCGCAGGCCTTCTATGCCTCGGTTGCCTCGGTCCCCGGGGCGCTGGCCGCGGCCGGGCTCAAGGGCAGCGATTTCATCAAGGGCTGGAAGCGGCGCGAAGACCCGCTCGATATCGGTTTCGTCGACGAGGCCTCGATGCTGGACGAACGCCAGTTCGACGATCTGCGCGAGCTTTTTCCCGCGCTGGTCGTGTTCGGCGATCCGGCCCAGCTGGCGCCGGTCAACCAGTCGGGCCAGATGGTGTTCGACCGGCTGGCCGGGCCGCAGACGATGGAACTGCACCGCATCCACCGTCAGGAGACCGACAACCCGATCCTCGATCTGGCCCATGCCCTGGCCGATCCGGAGGTCGATTTCGAGCGCTTCGAGCGGATGGTCGAGGAGGCCGCCGCCCGCGACACCCGCGTCGAGCTTGCCCCCCGGGTCGATTCCGACCTGATGGCGCGTTCGCCGGTGCTGGTCTGGCGCAATGCGACGCGGATCCGGCTGATCCATGCCTTCCGCCATGCCCATGGCGCGCCTGCCGATGCGCTGCTGCCGGGCGAGCCGCTGATCTGCGACGGGATCGAGCTGCCGCTCAAGCACCGCAAGAAGCGGATCGATCTCGAGGCGCGCGGGCTGATCAAGGGCGCACAGGTGATCTATGTGGGCCCGGGCCGCAAGCCCGGCTTTTCGATCATGCATGTGATCGGTGCCGAGGATCCGCGGCTGTCGGTGGCTTCGATCGTCAAGATCGAGATGCCCGAGGAGGAAGAGCCCTTCATCCCCTATGCCGCCACCATGGGCGCGGCCTTCCTGCACGGGGCGGCGGTGACGATCCACAAGGCGCAGGGCTCGCAATGGCCCGCGGTGCAGGTCTTCGCCCCCGATCTTTACGCGGCCTCGCGGGCGGGGCGGGTCGAGGCGGGCCAGCCGCTCTGGAAGCGGTTGGCCTATGTCGCGATCACCCGCGCCGAGGAGCGGCTGCTTTGGGTCACGCGCTACCGGCTGGCGCGTCCGGCCGGGGCGCTGAGTGCCGATGACCTGACCGCCGCGCCCGCGCCTCTGACCCTGACCGCCGAGGAGGCGCGCCCATGA
- a CDS encoding protein meaA, with the protein MTETTKDRPWLFRTYAGHSTAEASNALYRANLAKGQTGLSVAFDLPTQTGYDSDHELARGEVGKVGVPIDHLGDMRTLFDRIPLEQMNTSMTINAPAPWLLALYIAVAEEQGADVSKLQGTVQNDLIKEYLSRGTYICPPKPSLRMITDVAAYTREHLPKWNPMNVCSYHLQEAGATPEQELSYALATATAVLDDLRGKVAPEDFPGMVGRISFFVNAGIRFVTEMCKMRAFVELWDEICQERYGVEDPKYRRFRYGVQVNSLGLTEQQPENNVYRILIEMLAVTLSKSARARAVQLPAWNEALGLPRPFDQQWSIRMQQILAYETDLLEYEDLFEGNPAVAARVEKLKHDARAELAQIDAMGGAVAAIEHMKSRLVESNSDRIGGVETGATVVVGVNAWTEGEPSPLTSGEDAIMVVDASVEADQIARLAAWRETRDGAAVEAALAALREAAATGRNIMPPSIEAARAGATTGEWGDVMRAVFGQYRGPTGVSKNPSNRTEGLDEIRAEVDALAARLGRRPKFLVGKPGLDGHSNGAEQIAARARDCGMDISYEGIRLTPSEIVAAARAEGVDIVGLSILSGSHIPLMESLMRLMKEEDLTHIPVVVGGIIPEEDARRLRAMGVAKVYTPKDFELNRIMFDVVALISPEQVAAE; encoded by the coding sequence ATGACCGAGACGACCAAAGACCGCCCCTGGCTGTTCCGTACCTATGCCGGCCATTCCACCGCCGAGGCCTCGAACGCGCTTTACCGCGCCAACCTCGCCAAGGGGCAGACCGGGCTTTCGGTGGCCTTCGACCTGCCGACCCAGACCGGCTATGACAGCGATCACGAGCTGGCGCGCGGCGAGGTCGGCAAGGTCGGCGTGCCGATCGACCACCTGGGCGACATGCGGACGCTGTTCGACCGGATCCCGCTGGAACAGATGAACACCTCGATGACCATCAACGCGCCCGCCCCCTGGCTGCTGGCCCTGTATATCGCCGTGGCCGAGGAACAGGGCGCCGATGTCTCGAAGCTGCAGGGCACGGTGCAGAACGACCTGATCAAGGAATATCTGAGCCGCGGCACCTATATCTGCCCGCCCAAGCCCAGCCTCCGGATGATCACCGATGTCGCGGCCTATACCCGCGAGCATCTGCCGAAATGGAACCCGATGAACGTCTGTTCCTACCACCTGCAGGAAGCGGGGGCGACGCCGGAACAGGAGCTGTCCTATGCGCTGGCGACCGCGACCGCGGTGCTGGACGATCTGCGCGGGAAGGTGGCGCCCGAGGACTTCCCCGGCATGGTCGGACGGATCTCGTTCTTCGTGAATGCCGGCATCCGCTTCGTCACCGAGATGTGCAAGATGCGCGCCTTCGTCGAGCTCTGGGACGAGATCTGCCAGGAACGCTACGGCGTCGAGGACCCCAAATATCGGCGCTTCCGTTACGGGGTGCAGGTCAACAGCCTCGGCCTGACCGAGCAGCAGCCGGAAAACAACGTCTACCGGATCCTGATCGAGATGCTGGCGGTGACGCTGTCGAAAAGCGCCCGCGCCCGCGCGGTGCAGCTTCCGGCCTGGAACGAGGCGCTGGGGCTGCCACGGCCCTTCGACCAGCAATGGTCGATCCGGATGCAGCAGATCCTGGCCTACGAGACCGACCTCCTGGAATACGAGGACCTGTTCGAGGGCAATCCGGCCGTCGCCGCCAGGGTCGAGAAGCTCAAGCATGATGCCCGGGCCGAACTGGCGCAGATCGACGCGATGGGCGGTGCGGTCGCCGCGATCGAGCACATGAAATCGCGGCTCGTCGAAAGCAACTCCGACCGTATCGGCGGGGTCGAGACCGGCGCCACCGTGGTGGTGGGCGTGAACGCCTGGACCGAGGGCGAGCCCTCGCCGCTGACCTCGGGCGAGGACGCGATCATGGTGGTCGATGCAAGCGTCGAGGCCGACCAGATTGCCCGGCTGGCTGCCTGGCGCGAGACCCGTGACGGCGCGGCGGTCGAGGCCGCTCTGGCCGCGCTCCGCGAGGCGGCGGCAACGGGCCGGAACATCATGCCGCCCTCGATCGAAGCAGCCAGGGCCGGGGCCACGACCGGCGAATGGGGCGACGTGATGCGCGCGGTCTTCGGCCAGTATCGCGGCCCCACCGGAGTCTCGAAAAACCCCTCGAACCGGACCGAGGGGCTGGACGAGATCCGCGCCGAGGTCGATGCGCTGGCCGCGCGGCTCGGACGGCGGCCGAAGTTCCTGGTCGGCAAGCCCGGGCTCGACGGTCATTCGAACGGCGCCGAGCAGATCGCGGCCCGCGCCCGCGATTGCGGCATGGACATCTCCTATGAGGGTATCCGGCTCACGCCCTCGGAAATCGTGGCGGCCGCCAGGGCCGAAGGCGTCGACATCGTCGGGCTGTCGATCCTGTCGGGCAGCCATATCCCGCTGATGGAAAGCCTGATGCGGCTGATGAAGGAAGAAGACCTGACCCATATTCCGGTGGTGGTGGGCGGCATCATCCCCGAGGAAGACGCCAGGCGACTGCGCGCGATGGGGGTGGCCAAGGTCTATACGCCGAAGGATTTCGAGCTGAACCGGATCATGTTCGACGTGGTCGCGCTGATCTCGCCCGAACAGGTGGCGGCGGAATAG
- the deoD gene encoding purine-nucleoside phosphorylase, producing the protein MSLHIGAQPGEIAETVLLPGDPLRAEWAAETFLDDPVCINRVRGMLGFTGFWRGHRVTIHGSGMGMPSLSIYANELIREHGAKTLIRIGSAGAMQAHVALRDIVLAMTSSTLSTPSRGTFRELNFAPCADFGLLAAAHRAAAAKGASPHVGGIYSADAFYDERPDLNAELTRHGVLAVEMEAAELYILASRHGARALAVLTVSDHLLTGAALSSEDRQSGFGEMVEIALEAAFS; encoded by the coding sequence ATGAGCCTTCACATCGGCGCGCAACCCGGCGAGATCGCCGAGACCGTGCTTCTGCCCGGCGACCCGCTTCGGGCGGAATGGGCGGCCGAGACCTTTCTGGACGATCCGGTCTGCATCAACCGGGTGCGCGGCATGCTGGGCTTTACCGGGTTCTGGCGCGGCCACCGGGTCACGATCCACGGCAGCGGCATGGGGATGCCCTCGCTGTCGATCTATGCCAACGAGCTGATCCGCGAGCATGGCGCGAAGACGCTGATCCGGATCGGATCGGCCGGCGCGATGCAGGCGCATGTCGCGCTGCGCGACATCGTGCTGGCGATGACCAGTTCGACGCTTTCGACGCCCTCACGCGGCACCTTCCGCGAGCTGAATTTCGCCCCTTGCGCCGATTTCGGGCTTCTGGCGGCGGCGCATCGGGCCGCGGCCGCTAAAGGCGCCAGCCCCCATGTCGGCGGCATCTATTCGGCCGATGCCTTCTATGACGAGCGCCCCGATCTCAATGCCGAGCTGACCCGGCATGGCGTTCTGGCGGTCGAGATGGAAGCGGCCGAGCTTTACATCCTGGCCTCGCGGCACGGGGCGCGGGCGCTGGCGGTGCTGACGGTCTCGGACCATCTGCTGACCGGGGCGGCGCTTTCGAGCGAGGACCGGCAGAGCGGATTCGGCGAGATGGTCGAGATCGCGCTGGAGGCGGCGTTTTCCTGA
- the ccrA gene encoding crotonyl-CoA carboxylase/reductase has translation MALDTNPSIAPYEAPEKELYEIGEMPPLGYVPSKMYAWAIRRERHGEPDKSFQAEVVETPAIDSHEVLVLVMAAGVNYNGIWAGLGIPVSPFDGHGAPYHIAGSDAAGIVWAVGSAVKNWKVGDEVVIHCNQDDGDDEECNGGDPMFSPSQRIWGYETPDGSFAQFTRVQAQQLLPRPRHLTWEESACYTLTLATAYRMLFGHHPHELKPGQNVLVWGASGGLGSFAIQLINTAGANAIGVISDESKRDFVMDLGAKGVINRKDFNCWGQLPKVNTPEYKAWFGEVRKFGKAIWETTGKGVNVDMVFEHPGEATFPVSTFVVKRGGMVVICAGTSGFNLTMDARYVWMHQKRIQGSHFAHLKQAAAANRLMCQRRLDPCMSEVFPWAEIPQAHLKMLRNEHKPGNMAVLVQAPRTGLRTFADVLEAGPSA, from the coding sequence ATGGCACTCGATACCAACCCATCGATCGCGCCCTATGAGGCGCCCGAGAAAGAGCTTTACGAGATCGGCGAGATGCCGCCCCTGGGATATGTTCCGTCGAAGATGTACGCTTGGGCGATCCGGCGCGAGCGCCATGGCGAGCCCGACAAGTCCTTCCAGGCCGAGGTGGTCGAGACGCCCGCCATCGACAGCCACGAGGTGCTGGTCCTGGTGATGGCCGCGGGCGTGAATTATAATGGCATCTGGGCCGGGCTTGGCATTCCCGTCTCTCCCTTCGACGGTCATGGCGCGCCCTACCACATCGCGGGCTCCGATGCCGCGGGCATCGTCTGGGCCGTCGGATCGGCGGTGAAGAACTGGAAGGTGGGCGACGAGGTCGTGATCCACTGCAACCAGGACGATGGCGACGACGAGGAATGCAATGGCGGCGATCCGATGTTCTCGCCCAGCCAGCGGATCTGGGGCTACGAGACCCCCGACGGGTCTTTCGCGCAGTTCACCCGCGTCCAGGCCCAGCAGCTTCTGCCGCGGCCCCGGCATCTGACCTGGGAGGAATCGGCCTGTTACACGCTGACGCTGGCCACCGCCTATCGGATGCTGTTCGGCCACCACCCGCATGAGCTGAAGCCCGGCCAGAACGTGCTGGTCTGGGGCGCCTCGGGCGGGCTCGGATCCTTCGCGATCCAGCTGATCAACACCGCGGGGGCGAACGCCATCGGCGTGATCTCGGACGAGAGCAAGCGCGACTTCGTCATGGATCTGGGCGCCAAGGGGGTCATCAACCGCAAGGACTTCAACTGCTGGGGCCAGCTGCCCAAGGTCAACACGCCGGAATACAAGGCCTGGTTCGGCGAGGTCCGCAAGTTCGGCAAGGCGATCTGGGAGACGACCGGCAAGGGCGTGAATGTCGACATGGTGTTCGAGCATCCCGGCGAGGCGACCTTCCCGGTCTCGACCTTCGTGGTCAAGCGCGGCGGCATGGTGGTGATCTGTGCCGGCACCAGCGGCTTCAACCTGACCATGGATGCGCGTTATGTCTGGATGCACCAGAAGCGCATCCAGGGCAGCCATTTCGCCCATCTCAAGCAGGCCGCGGCGGCGAACCGGCTGATGTGCCAGCGTCGGCTCGATCCCTGCATGTCCGAGGTCTTTCCCTGGGCCGAGATCCCGCAGGCGCATCTGAAGATGCTGCGCAACGAGCACAAGCCCGGCAACATGGCGGTTCTGGTGCAGGCGCCGCGGACCGGCCTGCGGACTTTCGCCGATGTGCTGGAGGCCGGACCCTCGGCTTGA
- a CDS encoding acyl-homoserine-lactone synthase — MLRYIYGVDLHKFPLLRDTMFRDRARQFHDRLGWAVTVNDRGEERDQYDGLNPLYVIWEQANGRHGGSMRFLPTTGRTMVNEHFLHVTGGVRIESPLIWECTRFCLAPDAGREVTAGLVLGAGEVMAQFAVEHFVAVFDLRLARIYRVMGVEPDVIGAAGNGRNWIGLGLWEMQEEAWPRTLARLGIGRETSLGWFRASFSAPTAAPRELAVA; from the coding sequence ATGCTGCGTTACATCTACGGCGTCGACCTTCACAAGTTTCCGCTTCTGCGCGACACCATGTTCCGGGACCGGGCGCGCCAGTTCCACGACCGGCTCGGCTGGGCGGTGACTGTCAATGACAGGGGCGAGGAGCGCGACCAGTATGATGGGCTCAACCCGCTTTACGTCATCTGGGAACAGGCGAATGGCCGGCACGGGGGCTCGATGCGGTTTCTGCCGACCACCGGGCGGACGATGGTCAACGAACATTTCCTTCATGTCACCGGCGGCGTCCGCATCGAAAGCCCGCTGATCTGGGAATGCACCCGGTTCTGTCTGGCGCCCGATGCCGGACGCGAGGTCACGGCCGGGCTGGTCCTGGGGGCGGGCGAGGTGATGGCCCAGTTCGCGGTCGAGCATTTCGTCGCCGTCTTCGATCTGCGGCTGGCGCGGATCTATCGCGTGATGGGGGTCGAACCCGACGTGATCGGTGCCGCTGGCAACGGCCGCAACTGGATCGGGCTCGGCCTGTGGGAGATGCAGGAGGAGGCCTGGCCACGCACCCTGGCCCGGCTCGGCATCGGGCGCGAGACCTCGCTTGGCTGGTTCCGGGCCTCGTTCTCGGCGCCGACGGCCGCCCCGCGCGAGCTTGCCGTGGCCTGA